Proteins from a genomic interval of Stomatohabitans albus:
- a CDS encoding HAD-IIA family hydrolase, whose amino-acid sequence MTTVPNPEAITTWYDAYVFDLDGTIYLGDELLPGARELIDTLRQHEIPVRFLSNNPTKSPHMYVEKLAGLGIDAPIETIANTVVTMTRWLQTHHPGATVFPIAEAPLVEALDAAGIRMSSDPTEIDIVIASYDRAFTYEKLQIAFDAIWFHRRAILVATNPDRYCPFPGGRGEPDCAAIIAAIEACTGVTCDTIVGKPNPITIHESLRGLDIPFERCVMVGDRLGTDIKMAVNTGMKSALVLTGDSDLADVETCDPGDRPTWIIERIDDLIPVNIRPT is encoded by the coding sequence ATGACGACCGTACCCAACCCCGAGGCCATTACGACGTGGTATGACGCGTACGTCTTTGACCTAGACGGCACCATCTATTTAGGGGATGAATTGCTCCCCGGTGCTCGGGAATTGATAGACACCTTACGACAACACGAAATTCCCGTACGGTTCTTATCGAATAATCCCACTAAAAGCCCCCATATGTATGTGGAAAAGCTTGCGGGGTTGGGTATTGATGCCCCGATAGAAACAATTGCGAATACCGTGGTCACCATGACCCGATGGCTTCAAACCCATCATCCTGGGGCCACGGTATTTCCTATTGCTGAAGCACCACTGGTTGAGGCACTTGATGCCGCAGGTATCCGTATGAGTTCGGATCCGACTGAGATAGACATTGTTATTGCGTCATATGATCGCGCCTTTACCTATGAAAAATTGCAAATCGCCTTTGACGCCATTTGGTTTCATCGTCGGGCCATCTTGGTTGCAACTAATCCCGATAGATACTGCCCTTTTCCTGGTGGGCGAGGTGAACCTGATTGTGCGGCCATCATCGCCGCTATCGAAGCGTGCACTGGGGTGACCTGTGACACGATTGTCGGGAAACCCAACCCCATAACCATTCATGAAAGCCTCAGGGGGCTTGATATTCCCTTCGAACGGTGTGTGATGGTTGGTGACCGCTTGGGTACCGATATCAAAATGGCGGTAAATACCGGAATGAAGAGTGCTCTCGTTTTGACAGGGGACTCCGATTTGGCTGATGTTGAAACCTGTGATCCTGGCGATAGACCGACATGGATTATCGAACGTATCGATGATCTCATCCCCGTGAATATTCGACCCACCTAG